The following are encoded together in the Phaseolus vulgaris cultivar G19833 chromosome 9, P. vulgaris v2.0, whole genome shotgun sequence genome:
- the LOC137822208 gene encoding uncharacterized protein, translating to MAEQQAPPPRRTLGDYVMYQGPRHFSSIAIPTTAKALEINPDFLTLISAYQFTTMEHEDPYSHLDTFYELVGTMGFQSGDLENVYMRLFSFSLAGKAKEWLKSLPNQSLTSWKDVEENFLQRFFPISRYIKAKSEISMFKQGANEVFCDTWERFKMILRKCPNHGFEDIAQLSVNGLRSDIKMLLDVAAGGTMMALDVEQATIIIDALASTDYKAQHDGQDLHNKGLLEDALLAKNKILTQQIEQLTAQMAKLPQQLYVVHSSQSQSQSIRCDFCGDVHPNGHCFYQNNSPEVEDPSMLERMNKVEDALTKIVSAQDNIVKAQDNSMAMIRSIKIQMGQLTKQISQIPEEQNGQFSINSQTNSKEHCDNVVAEQEEKDETKGKRDEKERSEEEKIKRKSENKERGVLEKDLSYPHSPSKKEKERKFFDKFLPKNYFAGNLKQDSTFERFRKNRSYIEERNIELEDGYNVIIQKGLPKKFKDPGSFNLPVSIGALLVANALLDLGASVNIIPLAMLKKIGDLEIKPTKMTLKLADQVTKYPYGVVEDVLVKVDKFTFPVDFVVMDMKEDEEVPLILGRPFMKTARIIVDVDKGELQVRTQDEEEKNVYRMMQQRELSILK from the exons ATGGCAGAACAACAAGCaccacctcctaggaggacacttggagattatgtcatgtaccaaggaccaagacatttttctagtattgcaatacctACTACTGCCAAGGCCTTGGAAATCAATCCTgattttctcactctcatcagTGCCTATCAATTTACAACAATGGAACATGAGGATCCATATTCacatttggatacattttatgaattggtagGAACAATGGGTTTTCAATCAGGTgatcttgaaaatgtttatatgcgcttgttttctttttcattggcaGGAAAGGCTAAGGAATGGCTCAAATCACTTCCAAATCAGAGCCTCACTAGCTGGAAGGATGTAGAGGAAAATtttttgcaaagattttttccaatttctcgctacatcaaagcaaagtctgaaatCTCTATGTTCAAACAAGGAGCAAATGAAGTCTTTTGTGATACATGGGAAAGATTtaagatgatattgagaaaatgcccaaatcatgggtttgaagatattgctcaactgagcGTGAATGGTCTCAGATCTGACAtaaagatgctcctagatgttgcagctggtggcacaatgatggcccttgatgtagaacaagcgACAATAATTATTGATGCATTGGCATCAACTGATTATAAAGCCCAACATGATGGACAAGATCTTCATAATAAAGGGTTGTTAGAAGATGCACTCTTGGCTAAAAATAAGATTCTGACACAGCAGATTGAGCAACTAACtgcacaaatggctaaattgccccaacaattatatgttgttcattCATCTCAAAGCCAAAGTCAGTCAAtcaggtgtgatttttgtggagatgttcatcctaatggtcactgTTTTTATCAGAACAATTCACCTGAAGTTGAGGATCCATCCATGCTTGAAAGAATGAATAAAGTTGAAGACGCTCTGACAAAGATTGTGAGCGCGCAGGACAATATTGTGAAAGCGCAGGACAATAGCATGGCCATGATTAGGAGCATAAAGATCCAGATGGGACAACTGACCAAACAAATTTCACAAATTCCAGAGGAACAAAATGGCCAGTTTTCAATCAATAGCCAAACCAATTCAAAAGAGCATTGTGATAATGTAGTTGCTgaacaagaagaaaaagatgagacaaaggggaagagagatgagaaagagagaagtgaggaggaaaaaataaagaggaaaagtgaaaataaggagagaggagttcttgaaaaagatttatcatatcctcattCTCCTtcaaaaaaagagaaggaaagaaaattctttgataaatttctccctaaaaattattttgcaggaaatttgaagcaagattcaacatttgaaagatttcgaaagaataggagctatattgaagaaagaaatatagaGCTTGAGGATGGATACAATGTCATTATTCAAAAAGGCCTGCCTAAAAAATTCAAGGACCCAGGGAGTTTTAACCTTCCCGTGTCTATAGGTGCTTTATTAGTAGCCAATGCTTTATTGGATTTGGGAGCAAGCGTAAATATAATTCCTTTGGCAATGCTGAAGAAAATAGGGGATTTGGAGATTAAACCCACCAAGATGACTTTAAAGCTAGCTGATCAAGTAACCAAGTATCcatatggtgtggttgaagatgttctcGTCAAAGTGGATAAATTCACATTCCCTGTGGATTTTGTTGTGATggacatgaaagaagatgaggaggTTCCCTTGATACTTGGAAGACCCTTTATGAAGACTGCTAGAATCATAGTTGATGTCGACAAAGGAGAACTTCAAGTTAGAACTCAAGATGAGGAG GAGAAGAATGTGTACAGAATGATGCAACAAAGAGAGTTGTCCATCTTGAAATAA